Proteins from a genomic interval of Nautilia sp. PV-1:
- the trxB gene encoding thioredoxin-disulfide reductase produces MYDVIIIGAGPGGLSAGLYAGRMGLDTLIIEKLTPGGQITQSSEIENYPGVCEVKSGLELMQCWPEQTKRFGAKIISEEVVSISRYEIQDDKYGFIIKTPKNEYRSLAVILATGATPKRAGFKGEEEYIGKGVSYCAVCDGYFYKNMDVAVVGGGDSALEEALYLSNIAKKVYLIHRRDEFRAAPATVEKVKNKENIEILYNTTVEEVKGVPFLNTAVINTDGEIKELKVDGIFVFVGMNVNSALVKDLCELNEYNEVKVDLNMKTTLEGLYAIGDVRENSVKQVVASAGDGAVAALNVVKYAKSLKD; encoded by the coding sequence ATGTATGACGTAATAATTATAGGAGCAGGTCCGGGAGGACTTAGCGCCGGACTGTACGCGGGAAGAATGGGTTTAGATACGTTAATCATAGAAAAACTCACACCGGGCGGACAGATAACTCAAAGCAGTGAAATAGAAAACTATCCGGGAGTATGCGAAGTTAAAAGCGGCCTCGAACTTATGCAGTGCTGGCCGGAACAGACTAAGAGATTCGGAGCAAAAATAATAAGCGAAGAAGTGGTTTCTATTTCCAGATATGAAATACAAGACGATAAATACGGATTTATAATAAAAACTCCTAAAAACGAATACAGATCATTAGCCGTAATTTTAGCCACAGGCGCAACTCCGAAACGAGCCGGATTTAAAGGTGAAGAAGAATATATAGGCAAAGGTGTCAGCTACTGCGCGGTATGTGACGGTTATTTTTACAAAAACATGGATGTGGCGGTTGTAGGAGGCGGCGACAGTGCCCTTGAAGAAGCCCTGTATTTAAGCAATATTGCAAAAAAAGTATACTTAATACACAGAAGAGATGAATTCAGAGCGGCTCCGGCTACCGTTGAAAAAGTAAAAAACAAAGAAAACATAGAAATTCTTTACAATACTACGGTTGAAGAAGTAAAAGGAGTGCCGTTTTTAAATACAGCAGTTATCAATACTGACGGAGAAATAAAAGAACTAAAGGTTGACGGTATTTTCGTATTCGTAGGTATGAACGTAAACTCCGCCCTTGTTAAAGATTTATGCGAATTGAACGAATATAACGAAGTAAAAGTAGACTTAAATATGAAAACTACACTTGAGGGCCTATATGCAATAGGAGACGTAAGAGAAAACAGTGTAAAACAGGTAGTGGCTTCTGCCGGAGACGGTGCAGTTGCAGCTTTAAATGTGGTAAAATACGCTAAAAGTTTAAAGGATTAA
- the dapB gene encoding 4-hydroxy-tetrahydrodipicolinate reductase — protein MKYGIVGATGRVGQLLVNIIKNSEDSIGAVMFEGKQTIDFEQNTVITNDAKTLLENSDVVIDFSAPAATQNLLEAALENPKPLVIATTGLNDHQQNLMMEVSKKAPVLYATNMSLGVAILNKLVSMVSEKLQDFDIEIVEQHHRYKVDAPSGTALTLAESCAKARGLELKEVMVTGRSGHVGARTKDEIGVFAVRGGDVVGRHTVGFYNDGEFLELNHTATNRETFARGAIKVSKWLVNQNPGLYSINDALGI, from the coding sequence ATGAAATACGGAATAGTCGGCGCAACAGGCAGGGTTGGACAGCTGCTTGTTAATATTATTAAAAATTCGGAAGACAGCATCGGTGCCGTTATGTTTGAAGGAAAACAGACTATCGACTTTGAACAAAACACGGTAATCACCAATGACGCAAAAACTTTGTTGGAAAATTCTGACGTTGTTATTGATTTTTCAGCTCCGGCAGCGACTCAAAATCTTCTTGAAGCTGCATTGGAAAACCCTAAACCTTTAGTAATAGCTACTACAGGCCTAAACGACCATCAGCAAAATCTAATGATGGAAGTAAGCAAAAAAGCGCCTGTGCTTTATGCTACCAATATGAGTTTGGGTGTTGCAATATTAAATAAACTGGTATCAATGGTTAGCGAAAAGCTCCAGGATTTTGATATTGAAATAGTAGAACAGCATCACAGATATAAAGTGGACGCTCCAAGCGGAACGGCTCTTACTTTGGCTGAAAGCTGTGCAAAAGCAAGAGGTCTGGAACTTAAAGAAGTTATGGTTACAGGAAGAAGCGGCCACGTAGGAGCAAGAACGAAAGATGAAATCGGAGTATTTGCCGTTAGAGGCGGAGACGTAGTCGGAAGACACACTGTAGGATTTTATAACGACGGTGAATTTTTAGAACTTAACCACACGGCGACAAACAGAGAAACTTTTGCCAGAGGTGCTATAAAAGTTTCTAAATGGCTTGTAAATCAAAATCCGGGACTTTATTCAATTAACGACGCTTTAGGAATATAA
- the purF gene encoding amidophosphoribosyltransferase, translating to MCSVVGIYGNENASKLAFYALFAMQHRGQEAAGISSSDGKHIKTVKDRGLVTQIFKEDHFKILKGNMAIGHTRYSTAGDDSILDAQPVFARYGLGEISIVHNGNLVNAKEIREELIKIGAIFQTNMDTENLIHLIAKNYEKKRLKDRIIDAVKQIKGAFSLVILSRSKMFVIRDPFGFRPLSLGKLKSGGYIVASETCAFELVGAEYVRDVKPGEMIIFEHDEIKSEMIFEPTPKQCIFEYIYFARPDSNIFGKNVYSVRKQMGRELARELPVEADMVVPVPDSGVAAALGYAQESGIPFEMAIMRNHYVGRTFIEPTQEIRDLKVKMKLSPIKHKIEGKRLVVIDDSIVRGTTSKRIVRMLKEAGAKEVHMRIASPATIGPCYYGVDTPTKDELIAAKKSIEEITEYIEADSLAYLSIDSIVKAVKDKKENYCFACFDDNYPIL from the coding sequence ATGTGCTCTGTAGTAGGTATTTATGGAAATGAAAACGCAAGCAAACTGGCTTTTTACGCTCTATTTGCAATGCAGCACAGAGGTCAGGAAGCCGCAGGTATAAGCAGCAGTGACGGCAAACACATTAAAACCGTCAAAGACAGAGGTCTTGTAACACAGATTTTCAAAGAAGACCATTTTAAGATTTTAAAGGGAAACATGGCTATAGGCCATACTAGATATTCAACGGCGGGAGACGATTCTATTCTTGACGCCCAGCCTGTATTTGCAAGATACGGTCTAGGTGAAATATCTATCGTACACAACGGAAATCTGGTTAATGCAAAAGAAATAAGAGAAGAGCTTATTAAAATCGGAGCTATTTTTCAGACAAATATGGATACCGAAAATCTTATACATTTAATTGCAAAAAACTATGAGAAAAAAAGACTTAAAGACAGAATCATCGATGCGGTTAAACAGATTAAAGGCGCTTTTTCACTTGTTATTTTATCAAGAAGCAAAATGTTCGTAATACGCGATCCTTTCGGTTTCAGACCTCTGTCTTTAGGGAAACTTAAATCAGGCGGTTATATAGTGGCAAGCGAAACCTGCGCTTTTGAACTCGTAGGCGCGGAATACGTAAGAGACGTAAAACCTGGAGAGATGATTATTTTTGAACACGATGAAATAAAAAGCGAAATGATTTTCGAACCTACTCCTAAACAGTGTATTTTCGAATATATTTACTTTGCAAGACCGGATTCAAACATATTCGGCAAAAACGTTTACAGCGTAAGAAAACAGATGGGAAGAGAACTAGCACGTGAACTGCCTGTTGAAGCGGATATGGTCGTTCCCGTTCCTGACAGCGGTGTTGCGGCTGCATTAGGTTACGCACAGGAAAGTGGAATACCTTTTGAAATGGCCATAATGAGAAACCATTATGTAGGACGTACGTTTATAGAACCTACTCAGGAAATCAGAGATTTAAAAGTAAAAATGAAACTAAGCCCTATCAAACATAAAATAGAAGGCAAAAGACTTGTAGTAATCGACGACAGTATCGTAAGAGGAACTACAAGCAAAAGAATAGTAAGAATGCTAAAAGAAGCGGGAGCTAAAGAAGTACATATGAGAATCGCTTCTCCCGCTACCATAGGCCCTTGTTATTACGGTGTCGATACTCCGACAAAAGACGAACTTATAGCGGCAAAAAAATCCATAGAAGAAATCACAGAATATATTGAAGCAGACAGTCTTGCATATTTATCAATCGATTCAATAGTAAAAGCGGTAAAAGATAAAAAAGAAAACTACTGTTTTGCATGTTTCGACGACAACTACCCTATTCTTTAA
- a CDS encoding TIGR01212 family radical SAM protein (This family includes YhcC from E. coli K-12, an uncharacterized radical SAM protein.): protein MDRLYTFGKYLKKKFKTNVKKVPISIPGFTCPNIDGTVARGGCVFCENESFSPNFTKERFTLNLNSKENPLLQKQITALKEQFFNTVPLLKKYYGANKFIVYFQSFTNTYAPFETLKALYETALDFPDVIGLSIGTRTDSITDETLQYLEKLSKKHEIWVEYGIQSSNDETLQKINRGHDFQNVKETIKKTKDLGLNVCGHLIFGLPGETQKVMLKSVDDTIELNIDSIKFHPLYVTENTLLALEYKKGNFTPIDEQTYIDTLVKSIKKLPGHISVQRMTAGSENLLAPQWCKNKARQMSAIHRALRDEGIRL from the coding sequence ATGGATAGATTATATACATTTGGAAAATATTTAAAGAAAAAATTTAAAACTAATGTTAAAAAAGTACCTATATCCATTCCGGGTTTCACATGTCCTAATATTGACGGAACCGTAGCAAGAGGCGGATGTGTTTTTTGCGAGAATGAAAGCTTTTCTCCAAACTTCACGAAAGAGAGATTTACTCTTAATCTCAATTCCAAAGAAAATCCTCTTCTCCAAAAACAGATAACGGCTTTAAAAGAACAGTTTTTCAATACTGTTCCTCTATTAAAAAAATACTACGGAGCTAATAAATTTATAGTTTATTTTCAAAGTTTTACAAACACTTACGCACCTTTTGAAACATTAAAAGCCCTTTACGAAACGGCTCTTGATTTTCCGGACGTAATCGGCCTGAGTATCGGTACAAGGACTGACAGCATTACCGACGAAACGCTTCAGTACCTCGAGAAACTCAGCAAAAAACATGAAATATGGGTTGAATACGGAATACAGAGTTCAAACGACGAAACGCTGCAAAAGATCAACAGAGGCCATGATTTTCAAAATGTGAAAGAAACAATCAAAAAAACAAAAGATTTAGGCTTAAACGTATGCGGACATCTCATATTCGGTCTTCCGGGTGAAACACAAAAAGTTATGTTAAAAAGCGTGGACGATACTATTGAGCTTAATATAGATTCTATAAAATTTCATCCGTTATATGTTACAGAAAACACCCTTTTGGCACTGGAATACAAAAAAGGAAACTTCACACCTATAGACGAACAGACTTATATAGACACACTAGTAAAATCAATAAAAAAACTGCCTGGGCACATATCAGTTCAAAGAATGACAGCCGGAAGTGAAAATCTTCTTGCCCCGCAGTGGTGCAAAAATAAAGCCAGACAAATGAGCGCCATACACAGAGCGCTAAGAGATGAGGGAATCAGACTTTAA
- a CDS encoding class I SAM-dependent methyltransferase, with amino-acid sequence MKNRFDKDAVTWDDLPRRVNLAKAVVKNIIPYLKGDEKVLEFGCGTGLVGINTAPYVKELTGIDTSAKMVEKFNQKAQKLNINAKAMVKDIFEISEKYDIVISSMTMHHIKDISLLSDKLSEITNEAFLADLVKEDGTFHTRGNEDVAHFGFSSEELNKYFGSWDIDYKIIHTITKHRDFPVFLLHIKK; translated from the coding sequence ATGAAAAACAGATTCGATAAAGATGCAGTTACATGGGACGACCTGCCAAGACGGGTAAACCTTGCCAAAGCAGTTGTTAAAAACATTATTCCTTATTTAAAAGGAGATGAAAAAGTTTTGGAATTCGGCTGCGGCACCGGGCTTGTCGGAATTAATACCGCTCCTTATGTAAAAGAGCTTACCGGAATAGACACCTCCGCAAAAATGGTTGAAAAATTCAATCAAAAAGCTCAAAAACTGAACATTAACGCAAAAGCTATGGTTAAAGACATATTTGAAATCAGTGAAAAATACGATATCGTCATATCTTCAATGACTATGCATCATATAAAAGACATATCTTTATTGTCCGATAAACTGTCAGAAATAACGAATGAGGCTTTCTTGGCAGACCTTGTAAAAGAAGACGGAACTTTTCATACAAGAGGCAACGAAGACGTAGCACATTTCGGCTTTTCTTCAGAAGAGCTGAATAAATATTTCGGCAGCTGGGATATTGATTATAAAATAATACACACAATAACTAAACACAGAGATTTTCCCGTATTTTTACTACATATTAAAAAGTAA
- a CDS encoding GGDEF domain-containing protein: MSSIEIFKKETVKVPLILYLLILVFYKLSDVYGLVFINPFVEKYTLFAIVSLVLLYFLYLKDKLSYNLFIVFFIIAVGLNLHFVIYFQTHVVYRTMWIIALIPFVYLYAGRKVGTFFSVYFLLFVVVSYFNGLFKDITLQDLFVYIFSNLLVASISYFFVLNLEKYTVKIVKENKDLETEANTDALTGVYNRRGFFKAIENRKGILGLFDLDNFKKINDQYGHKFGDEYLNYFVDVLKENTRKNDIIGRIGGDEFVVLFENSEMTDIKKWAIKLYRELDSKKFKNEKISVSSGFSEYKGDLKESFMEADKKLYMSKKVKNTFTF, translated from the coding sequence TTGTCTTCAATTGAAATATTTAAAAAGGAAACTGTAAAAGTACCTCTTATACTGTATCTTCTAATTCTTGTGTTTTATAAACTGTCTGATGTTTACGGGTTGGTATTTATTAATCCTTTTGTAGAAAAATACACTCTGTTTGCTATCGTTTCTCTCGTGTTATTGTATTTTTTGTATCTTAAAGACAAGCTTTCGTATAATCTGTTTATAGTGTTTTTTATTATAGCGGTAGGGTTGAATCTGCATTTTGTAATTTATTTTCAAACGCATGTGGTATACAGAACTATGTGGATTATAGCTTTGATTCCATTCGTTTATTTATATGCCGGCAGAAAGGTAGGTACATTTTTTTCTGTTTATTTTCTTTTATTCGTAGTGGTCTCTTATTTTAACGGATTATTTAAAGATATTACGCTGCAGGATCTTTTTGTTTATATTTTTTCTAATCTGCTTGTGGCGTCTATCAGTTATTTTTTTGTACTGAATCTGGAAAAATATACAGTGAAAATAGTCAAAGAAAACAAAGATTTGGAAACAGAAGCAAATACTGACGCTTTAACCGGTGTATATAACAGAAGAGGCTTTTTTAAAGCCATAGAAAACAGAAAAGGTATATTAGGGCTGTTTGATCTAGATAATTTTAAAAAGATAAACGACCAGTATGGACATAAGTTCGGAGACGAATATCTTAATTATTTTGTAGATGTTTTGAAAGAAAATACAAGGAAAAACGACATAATAGGAAGAATAGGGGGAGATGAGTTTGTAGTTTTGTTTGAAAACAGTGAAATGACCGATATTAAAAAATGGGCTATAAAACTTTATAGGGAACTTGACAGTAAAAAATTTAAAAATGAGAAAATTTCAGTCTCTTCCGGCTTTAGCGAATATAAAGGCGATTTAAAAGAAAGTTTTATGGAAGCCGACAAAAAACTGTATATGTCAAAAAAAGTAAAAAACACTTTTACTTTTTAA
- a CDS encoding MBL fold metallo-hydrolase: MEILVKPCGEFYTNCYIIDKKIIIDPGVGAFEFVKEHVENPVAIINTHGHFDHMWDDKKIKDHFNIPVYIHKEDAFMLESDPFGYNPPKVSPDVLLEEGIYNIGGYEVQIRHFPGHTPGSITIEIGDEMFSGDFIFDGSIGRVDFPYSDAKKMKQSIEKFLKINYDKRILPGHGPTTTINKAKSFLPMWLDYL; the protein is encoded by the coding sequence ATGGAAATTTTGGTAAAACCATGCGGGGAGTTTTATACAAACTGTTACATTATTGATAAAAAGATAATTATAGACCCGGGAGTCGGAGCTTTTGAGTTTGTTAAAGAGCATGTTGAAAATCCGGTTGCAATAATAAACACGCACGGACATTTTGATCATATGTGGGATGATAAAAAAATAAAAGATCATTTCAATATCCCTGTTTATATACATAAAGAAGACGCTTTTATGCTTGAAAGCGACCCTTTCGGATATAATCCTCCTAAAGTAAGTCCTGATGTGCTTTTGGAAGAAGGAATTTATAATATAGGCGGATATGAAGTGCAGATCAGACATTTTCCGGGGCATACTCCCGGAAGCATTACTATAGAAATAGGCGATGAAATGTTTAGCGGAGATTTTATTTTTGACGGCAGTATAGGGAGAGTCGATTTTCCTTATTCAGATGCAAAAAAAATGAAACAGTCTATTGAAAAATTTCTCAAAATTAATTATGATAAGAGAATATTACCGGGACATGGACCGACAACGACTATAAATAAAGCCAAGTCGTTTTTGCCTATGTGGCTGGATTATTTGTAA
- the rny gene encoding ribonuclease Y, producing MSVLIILAVMILSVLAGFVIAKKMDAAKYEIYVEQAKAKAKAIEHEAEILLENTKTKAKEMELEAKNAYELQEMKLQQEYENKLNEILKKEQEIEELIEKHMKKDEELQKKLDAISKEREAVEKLKEQYRQKLVEAQKILENGAGLTKEEAKEILLKKTKEELRDETAHLTRKILKEAENDAKRKAEFIIAQATTRYAGDFAGERLINVVPIGDDEMKGRIIGKEGKNVKTLEMVTGCDIIIDDTPGAVTVSSFNIYRRQIAVETIKRLVEDGRIQPARIEEIYEKVTQEFEEKVTKEGEEILIDLGLSNAGIHPEIVKLIGRLKFRASYGQNALAHSLEVAHLAGIMAAEMGGDELLAKRAGLLHDIGKALTHDFGGDHVTLGYDLCKRYKEPEVVLNAIKAHHGHVEPTSIESAAVCAADALSAARPGARREVLEAFLKRVESLENIAKSYVGVINAYALNAGREIRVIVEADLINDDEAVLLARDIAKRIEEEVSFPGEIKVNVIREKRAVNFAAA from the coding sequence ATGAGTGTACTGATAATTTTAGCCGTTATGATATTATCCGTTCTCGCGGGATTTGTCATAGCAAAAAAAATGGATGCGGCGAAATATGAGATTTATGTAGAGCAGGCTAAAGCAAAAGCAAAAGCTATAGAACATGAAGCCGAAATTTTGCTTGAAAACACGAAAACAAAAGCAAAAGAGATGGAGCTTGAGGCAAAAAACGCTTATGAACTGCAGGAAATGAAGCTTCAGCAGGAGTATGAGAACAAATTAAATGAGATACTTAAAAAAGAGCAGGAAATTGAAGAGCTTATAGAAAAACATATGAAAAAAGACGAAGAGCTGCAAAAAAAACTTGATGCAATTTCAAAAGAAAGAGAAGCTGTTGAAAAATTAAAAGAACAGTACAGACAAAAACTTGTAGAAGCTCAGAAAATTCTAGAAAACGGTGCAGGGCTTACCAAAGAAGAAGCAAAAGAGATACTTCTTAAGAAAACAAAGGAAGAATTAAGAGACGAAACAGCCCACCTTACAAGAAAAATTCTTAAAGAAGCTGAAAATGACGCAAAACGAAAAGCCGAATTTATAATCGCCCAGGCTACAACCAGATATGCCGGAGATTTTGCTGGAGAAAGACTGATTAACGTTGTACCTATAGGCGATGATGAAATGAAAGGCAGAATTATCGGAAAAGAGGGTAAAAACGTAAAAACACTTGAAATGGTAACGGGATGCGATATTATTATCGACGATACTCCCGGAGCCGTAACGGTCAGCAGTTTTAATATCTACAGAAGACAGATTGCGGTAGAGACGATTAAGAGACTCGTAGAAGACGGAAGAATACAGCCTGCAAGAATTGAGGAAATTTATGAAAAAGTGACTCAGGAATTCGAAGAAAAAGTCACAAAAGAAGGCGAAGAGATATTAATTGATTTAGGTCTGTCAAATGCGGGAATCCATCCTGAGATCGTAAAACTTATAGGAAGGCTGAAATTCAGGGCAAGTTACGGTCAAAATGCGCTTGCCCACTCTCTTGAAGTTGCTCATCTTGCCGGAATAATGGCTGCTGAAATGGGCGGTGACGAACTGCTTGCAAAAAGGGCAGGGCTGCTTCATGATATAGGAAAAGCCCTTACTCATGATTTCGGAGGAGACCATGTAACTCTCGGATATGATTTATGTAAAAGATATAAAGAGCCTGAAGTGGTGCTAAATGCGATTAAAGCCCATCACGGACACGTAGAGCCTACAAGTATAGAATCGGCGGCAGTATGTGCAGCAGACGCTCTTAGCGCCGCAAGACCCGGTGCCAGAAGAGAAGTGCTTGAAGCGTTCCTAAAAAGAGTCGAATCGCTTGAAAATATTGCCAAAAGCTATGTAGGCGTAATAAATGCGTATGCTTTAAATGCCGGAAGAGAAATAAGGGTTATTGTGGAAGCCGATTTGATAAACGATGACGAAGCCGTGCTACTTGCAAGGGATATAGCAAAAAGAATAGAAGAAGAAGTGAGTTTCCCTGGAGAAATTAAAGTAAACGTCATAAGAGAAAAAAGAGCCGTAAATTTTGCGGCGGCATAA
- a CDS encoding 5-formyltetrahydrofolate cyclo-ligase — MAKENMNEKNTFRKKCLKISKYNRYYYSKKIGWKLYEVCKRHKNILFFIPMNTEVDIHWVLRKLRRERKNIFVPFMEDLSFKMVKYQLPLVKKKFSILEPVNKQKTLQKIDLAVVPVVGIDSSFKRVGFGKGMYDRFFSALGYKPRIVFVQLRLCYSKDVITDIFDVRADEYISFNIYKRRKNECTDNFSRYDIIRSRGICHSKKNGCGEI; from the coding sequence ATGGCAAAAGAAAATATGAATGAAAAAAACACATTCAGAAAAAAATGTTTAAAAATCTCAAAATACAACAGGTATTATTATTCTAAGAAAATCGGCTGGAAACTTTATGAAGTTTGTAAAAGACATAAAAATATTCTTTTTTTCATTCCGATGAATACCGAAGTGGATATTCACTGGGTTTTAAGAAAGTTAAGAAGAGAAAGAAAGAATATTTTTGTCCCGTTTATGGAGGATTTAAGCTTTAAGATGGTAAAATATCAATTACCGCTTGTTAAAAAAAAATTTTCAATACTTGAACCTGTCAATAAACAGAAAACTTTGCAGAAAATTGATTTGGCTGTTGTTCCCGTTGTAGGAATAGACAGCAGTTTCAAGCGTGTTGGATTCGGAAAAGGAATGTATGACAGGTTTTTTTCAGCACTTGGATACAAACCCAGAATCGTTTTTGTGCAGTTGAGGTTATGTTACAGCAAAGATGTGATTACTGATATATTTGATGTCAGGGCAGATGAATATATAAGTTTTAATATTTATAAAAGGAGAAAAAATGAGTGTACTGATAATTTTAGCCGTTATGATATTATCCGTTCTCGCGGGATTTGTCATAGCAAAAAAAATGGATGCGGCGAAATATGA
- the ftsY gene encoding signal recognition particle-docking protein FtsY — MLGFIKKGLNKTKEALQSVVGSQKKEKLSRELIEEALLESDMDYDLVEKIIENLPEEVSREKLKKELLWIFDTPNNEIKIDDKPFTFLIIGVNGAGKTTTIAKLANKFKKEGKSVILGAADTFRAAAIEQLTKWAEILDIPIVKTKQGHDPAAVTYDTIASAKAKGIDVAIIDTAGRLHNKVNLQNELKKIVNVAKKAYEKAPHKIILIIDGTQGSSAINQAKVFKEIVGVDGVIITKLDGTAKGGSVFTIANELRLPILFVGVGEKPDDLVKFDKEEFIEGILEGLYD, encoded by the coding sequence ATGCTTGGATTTATAAAAAAAGGTCTTAATAAAACAAAAGAGGCGCTTCAAAGCGTAGTAGGCAGCCAAAAAAAAGAAAAACTATCAAGAGAGCTTATAGAAGAAGCGCTTTTAGAATCGGATATGGATTATGATCTGGTTGAAAAAATCATAGAAAACCTTCCGGAAGAAGTAAGCAGGGAAAAACTGAAAAAAGAACTGTTATGGATATTTGACACTCCTAACAACGAAATAAAAATAGACGACAAACCGTTTACATTTTTAATAATAGGCGTAAACGGAGCCGGAAAGACAACTACAATAGCAAAACTTGCCAACAAATTTAAAAAAGAAGGCAAAAGCGTAATTTTAGGCGCTGCGGACACATTCAGAGCCGCCGCTATAGAACAGCTTACAAAATGGGCGGAAATACTGGATATTCCCATCGTTAAAACCAAACAGGGACACGACCCCGCAGCTGTTACATACGACACGATAGCCAGCGCAAAAGCAAAAGGCATAGATGTTGCGATAATCGATACGGCCGGAAGACTGCACAATAAAGTAAATCTTCAAAACGAACTTAAAAAAATCGTAAACGTTGCAAAAAAGGCATATGAAAAGGCTCCTCATAAAATCATTCTGATAATTGACGGAACACAGGGAAGCAGCGCAATAAACCAGGCAAAAGTTTTTAAAGAAATAGTCGGTGTCGACGGAGTTATTATTACAAAACTGGACGGAACCGCAAAAGGGGGAAGCGTATTTACAATAGCAAATGAGCTCAGACTTCCTATACTGTTTGTAGGAGTCGGAGAAAAACCTGACGATCTTGTTAAATTTGATAAAGAAGAGTTTATAGAAGGAATTTTAGAGGGACTTTATGACTGA
- the radA gene encoding DNA repair protein RadA translates to MAKKKTVFECIECGYKSAKWMGKCPACGSWETFVEVSEDKGNKKSSSPKAGVLKFEEIEKEEIERFTSGDSELDLVLGGGIVPGSLVLIGGSPGVGKSTLMMKLAGNINKKVLYVAGEESPGQIKIRADRLGVKNKDLYLMPEIIVENIIDEIKKGYELVIIDSIQTIYSENLQSAPGSVSQVREATFELMRVAKESKTPVFIIGHITKEGSIAGPRVLEHMVDTVLYFEGDASRELRILRAFKNRFGSTSEIGIFEMTKQGLASAKNKSFFSKKALPGSAITVILEGTRPIVLEVQALVSESYSIPKRSATGFDLARLNMILALLEKKLNLPFNQYDVFINVTGGIKINEPAADLAVMAAIVSSFRDRKISKESVFIGEVSLVGDIRDVPGLDQRIKEAANLGFSKAIVPSRPLEENIKCYEVKEVEKLLEWM, encoded by the coding sequence ATGGCTAAGAAAAAAACAGTTTTTGAATGTATCGAATGCGGATACAAAAGTGCTAAATGGATGGGAAAATGTCCGGCATGCGGCAGCTGGGAAACATTCGTAGAAGTAAGCGAGGATAAAGGAAACAAAAAATCTTCCTCGCCAAAAGCCGGTGTTTTAAAATTTGAAGAAATTGAAAAAGAAGAAATTGAAAGATTTACTTCCGGAGACAGCGAACTTGATTTGGTATTAGGAGGCGGTATAGTGCCCGGAAGCCTCGTTTTAATAGGAGGAAGCCCGGGAGTCGGAAAATCCACTCTAATGATGAAACTCGCCGGAAATATAAACAAAAAAGTTTTATATGTTGCGGGCGAGGAAAGCCCCGGACAGATTAAAATCAGAGCCGACAGACTAGGAGTTAAAAACAAAGATTTATATTTAATGCCGGAAATCATCGTAGAAAACATAATAGACGAAATAAAAAAAGGCTATGAGCTGGTTATTATCGACTCCATACAGACCATATATTCTGAAAACCTTCAATCCGCACCCGGAAGCGTGTCACAGGTCAGGGAAGCCACATTTGAACTTATGAGAGTTGCAAAAGAGAGCAAAACACCGGTATTCATAATAGGACACATAACAAAAGAAGGCTCTATTGCAGGACCGAGAGTGCTTGAACATATGGTGGACACCGTTTTATATTTCGAAGGAGACGCAAGCCGAGAGCTTAGAATTCTAAGAGCGTTTAAAAACCGTTTCGGATCAACAAGCGAAATAGGAATATTCGAAATGACAAAACAGGGACTTGCCAGTGCGAAAAACAAATCGTTTTTCAGCAAAAAAGCTCTTCCGGGAAGCGCCATTACCGTCATACTTGAAGGGACGAGACCAATAGTACTTGAAGTACAGGCACTAGTCAGTGAGAGCTACTCCATACCTAAAAGAAGCGCGACGGGATTCGATCTGGCAAGACTTAATATGATTTTAGCCCTGCTTGAAAAAAAACTCAATCTCCCATTTAATCAGTACGACGTATTTATAAACGTAACCGGCGGTATCAAAATAAACGAACCCGCAGCCGATCTTGCCGTAATGGCTGCGATAGTCAGCTCGTTTAGGGACAGAAAAATAAGCAAAGAAAGCGTTTTTATAGGAGAAGTAAGTCTTGTTGGCGACATAAGAGATGTGCCTGGACTTGATCAAAGAATAAAAGAAGCCGCCAATCTCGGCTTTTCAAAAGCAATTGTTCCGAGCAGACCTCTGGAAGAGAATATCAAATGTTATGAAGTAAAGGAAGTTGAAAAACTGCTTGAATGGATGTAA